The sequence below is a genomic window from Macadamia integrifolia cultivar HAES 741 chromosome 1, SCU_Mint_v3, whole genome shotgun sequence.
CAACTATTGCACATAAAACCAGCTCCAAAACTTATCATCATCACTCTATCACCTTTCTTCAACCTCTTCTTAGCTTCCATGTAACTCAAAACATACCAAAGACTACTCGCCGACGTGTTCCCGAATCGATAAAGAGCCATTCTCGTCGGCTCTAGATCGAATTCAGAAAGCCTTAAGCTCTCCCCAACTCCATCAATTACAGCCCTACCGCCGGCGTGAAGACAGAAGTGATCTACACCAGTCTTGAAATTCACTCCCCCTTTGCTTTCTTCACCCTCTACATGGACACCTTTACCCTTCCTCCACTTCTTAACATATCTTGAAACTATATAACGTACTTGTTCCCTTATAGGAAGAACCTTAGGTGCCATAACCTTAAGGTTCTCAATCATACCACGAGCAGCAACACTTGGTAAACTCTTATTTAGGTTAAAACCTTTCCTTCCATGCTCATCCTCAGTTTGCATTGCACACTGGTAAGCCTCATCAATTGCACCAAGATTAGTAGTAACCAAATGCTTAAGCTTAAACAAAGCTCTACCCTTTAAGCTTGGTTTATTAGTTAACAATATAGAACAACCACCAGAACGAAATAAACAATTTGTAAGAATCATAGATCTATCTTTACCAGTATACCAGTTTGGTGCCATGGATTCAGCAGTGACCATGATAGCAAGTGAGTCTTTATGAGAGATGAAGATATTCTGAATGGCACTTAaggagaccacacttgcactaCACCCCATACCAGAGATGTTAAAGACTTTAATGTCTTCTCTCATCTTGTAATGGTTGATTATCCTTGCAGCTAAAGAAGGCGTTGGAGCTAACATGGATACATTAAGGACAAGTATGTTGATCTCCGACGGCGAAACTCCGGTTTTCGCGAAAAGTTTATCGAGTGTTTCGAAGAAGAATTCTTCCATTTCAGAGATGGCGTCGGTGAGCGTTGGTGAGTCTTCTCGGCCGGCGATGATGTTTCTAGGGCCGTAGGTTTCTTCACCAATGCCAGCTCTAACGAACATACGTAACAGAAACCTGTAGTCTTCAAGGGTTAGGTTTTTGTTACGTTTGATGATATCTCCACATTGTTCTGTGTCCAGCTTCCTATCTTCAGCGGGCTTGTGGCACTCGTAACCTATTATGTAACAACCTCCTGGGTCTCTCCATTGGTTAAGCAGTTTCCAAACAAAGAATAAAGGGCAGAGGAGAGCAAGTCCTGCCAAAACAATCATGGAGAGCTCCAttagagagattgagagagagagagagagagagagcactctGATTATTAGTGTGTGTGCCTGAAAATAGCCTGACCTGGGTACACATTTATAGATGTATAAAAGCTATGCTTAGCCGGAGTGTGGATTAGGTTCACGTACGGGAATGTGTGAGAATGATTCTGGTCCATggatttaaaattaattttctctcttttaatttaatagattttaaatttaTGGATCAGAGACGTATGTGAatattctcgtacgtgaacctgatctgtTCAGTGCTTAGCTATGTATatggggtgtcaatcggtttgattttattattttgatttaaCTTTGatttaatatgtaaaatataaaaattaaaatggaaccaaaaggataaaaggaaaacatttttttaaaatcaaaacgaaattgatttggttttgatttttattttattttatattcgaTTTAGGTTCTATTTTAGGTGTTTGGGTCAATATTTTACATCTTTAATAACAAATCCCCCTATTTGTTAATAGGGCCATAACCTACTAAACTTTTCCAACATTAAAAAGCAATAGAATTTATCATTTATGGTGattaaattatggaaaaaagaagccTGCCAATTTGATGTAAGCAACACCTAGACACAGTGGGTGCGAAATGACCCTGCTACCTCCAATCTTTCAAGCACTAAAGATGCTACTACACATCCTCCATGTATTCACGTGTTTGACGTTTCCCCTTCCAGAGAAACATGattctttctcctttataatatttaaaaacaaggttataagggaaaaagaactctatTCCTCTAACGCTCTTACATACAATCTCTGCTTTCAggagatggttagggcgaatttgGGTTGTGTGGACTAGGCGCACGGTcttaggttcgattccccatctgtgcatctgcgatttaagtggagatcatggcagtggattgctgtgctagtctccccgaggattagtcgaggtgcgcgtaagccggtccgaacaccttggttaacaaaaaaaaaaaaaaaaaggagattgtGAAAAGACACCCCTACTCTCTTAAAACTAAGGATGTTAAATGGACAAAGTTCATCCTCCCTTAAAAATGATATAGTTTATACTTGATTCCATATTAGATTAAAAGACAGATAATTCGATTCGATTCTATGATTTTAGTCaggaaattaaaattaaataaaaaaaaaatctaatttttgaaaccaaaagtgaattgatttgattcgattttaaACAACTGAGTGTATTTGACCAACATGGAGGACATGGAGATCTAAGAAGGATTTCAATTGGATGAATGAAATAACTcatttgatttattattttgtattaCCTAAGCTGAGTGGAATGCATTTCAAACGTAGGTGGTGCCCGTCCTGAACGAGTGAGTCACGACTTAGCTTTAATGTCGTCGGTGCTGACTGACCAGCCTTAATGCCATTCAACTTCCAACACCAACCTGTAGCTTATAAAGTGAAAATAACAGGAGGAAAAATGTATATAAAATATCTCTGGTCCAATGTGTCAACCAACTAACTTTATGGCTAAATTAATTATGCAACGTGGGCCTCTTTACTACATACTAACTCAAATGGAGGAAGGAGATATTCTATACATACGATTCAATGCCATACATTAAAACCATGCTTTTAGgctctttttcccttaaaatatgAAGAAAGGATGTTGTCACGGTGTATAATATGCACTGTTGTGCAGCCCAACAGAAAAATTTAGGTTTTGCTTGCAAATCTCTTTTATGtggttgttaattttttttttttttacttgaaaatgggttttcaaattagtgatataaaaaattatttttttatctaccCTTATTGTGGAAGAAGTGATTTAGACAAAATGACGTGGTAATGTATGTTAGCtggaacccaagggggtagcacagttggtgactaacgaacttggtacgagcagTAAACTCAGACATTCTAAGTTCGACTCTTACTAAACACACtttgggtcactcacacgggggtgtttagtactcttcactgcttacagtgaaagttgaatgtcTCTCATTTAACCCCAGTATGACTCAATTCAtgaggttgtggggtcagtataggcCCATGGAACTAATCAAGCCGAAAACCTAGATATCTGTATATGTCAACTGGACAGAAAAATTTAGGTTTTCCTTAAAAATACCTTTTATGTGGTTtttagtttttgctttttttacaTGAAAATAGTTTTCCACATTAGTGatatataaaaaatgattttccccgttgaattaaaaaaaaaaaaaaaaaatgatttcctCCAATACTCAGAGAGGAAAGCCGCACCCAATTCTTTATTGTTACCATTATATACTCAGACTGTACTGTGAGGAGAAGAGCTGGATGCATTCAATGATACCATCATGACACAAAAGAGCTCAGTTTATACAGTATGGCAATTCCTGCCTTCTTGGCACGCCTGATGCCGTCTCCTTCATGCCCTTGAACAAAAAACAAGTTAGGTTTGGCCCTTTGTGTGAACAATTTAATGTATATGTTTCTTCTGCCAACAACCCAATGCAAATGGTTTTACTTCAGAGTTGGGTCAGGCACGTGCGTTTACCTGCACTTACATGTGAGgttccaacttttttttttttgaaaggttCCAACGTTTGcctttttatacttttatatatactctttttcattttttttactgACAGAAAGTAAAACGAGTATTGAACCCTCACATGTACATGAAGGTGAGGATTAAAATTCATCAAATTAAGCATTTACCTTATTCTCacctaggggtgaaagtttgaaCCTAGCAACCCGAATCTGCCTTAGCTTGTCCTAAGCCCGAACACAGTTTGGGTCAAGTTTCTTGATCCTGAGGGTAAGTTAGAGTTGAAAAACCCAATCTTGGATTAGGATTGAGTTGGGCTCGGGTTGAGCCCTCAACCCAGCCCAAtctgacccaacccaacccgaaaTTTAACTCTGAATTTTTATATCAGAATTTAGGGTTCCTATGgatattttattctctttgttaattttttaatgtataagatatgaattacaaaaataggtcaatcaatgttaatccaaccattgcaaAAGCCAAGGACAACCC
It includes:
- the LOC122076945 gene encoding 3-ketoacyl-CoA synthase 12-like, whose protein sequence is MELSMIVLAGLALLCPLFFVWKLLNQWRDPGGCYIIGYECHKPAEDRKLDTEQCGDIIKRNKNLTLEDYRFLLRMFVRAGIGEETYGPRNIIAGREDSPTLTDAISEMEEFFFETLDKLFAKTGVSPSEINILVLNVSMLAPTPSLAARIINHYKMREDIKVFNISGMGCSASVVSLSAIQNIFISHKDSLAIMVTAESMAPNWYTGKDRSMILTNCLFRSGGCSILLTNKPSLKGRALFKLKHLVTTNLGAIDEAYQCAMQTEDEHGRKGFNLNKSLPSVAARGMIENLKVMAPKVLPIREQVRYIVSRYVKKWRKGKGVHVEGEESKGGVNFKTGVDHFCLHAGGRAVIDGVGESLRLSEFDLEPTRMALYRFGNTSASSLWYVLSYMEAKKRLKKGDRVMMISFGAGFMCNSCLWEVVRDLEDENVWKDCLERYPPKTLVNPFMEKFSWINDENLNETMLEAFRMM